Proteins encoded together in one Elusimicrobiota bacterium window:
- the kdsB gene encoding 3-deoxy-manno-octulosonate cytidylyltransferase, translating into MNVLGVIPARFAAQRFPGKPLAPIAGRPMIWWVWNAARKALPRVVVATDDPRIVEAVRGFGGESLLTSNKCRSGTDRVAEVSRRIKADLYLNIQGDEPLMTARTLRKVLALHQDRSVVLGTVATALTAADWSDPNAVKVLLDKRGDSLYFSRSPLPYFREGAPAFPPRNRFLYKHLGVYSYRPETLRAFVRWSPGFYEGAEKLEQLRALENGVRLRVAVTPDDSIGVDLPGDVARVEKILKRRGTGS; encoded by the coding sequence ATGAACGTTTTGGGGGTGATCCCCGCTCGTTTCGCGGCGCAACGATTTCCAGGAAAACCTCTGGCCCCGATCGCGGGCCGACCGATGATCTGGTGGGTTTGGAACGCCGCACGGAAGGCTCTGCCTCGGGTTGTGGTCGCCACGGACGACCCGCGTATCGTGGAGGCGGTCCGTGGGTTTGGGGGAGAATCCCTCCTCACGTCAAACAAATGCCGAAGTGGAACCGACCGGGTGGCCGAAGTCTCTCGTCGAATAAAAGCGGATCTCTATCTCAATATCCAAGGGGACGAACCTCTCATGACCGCACGGACCCTTCGAAAGGTTTTGGCCCTCCACCAGGACCGATCGGTGGTTTTGGGAACGGTGGCCACGGCATTGACGGCCGCGGATTGGTCGGACCCAAACGCTGTCAAAGTTTTGCTGGATAAGCGGGGGGACTCGCTTTACTTTTCCCGTTCCCCCCTGCCGTATTTTCGCGAGGGAGCCCCCGCATTCCCTCCCCGCAATCGATTCCTGTATAAGCACCTGGGCGTGTATTCCTACCGTCCTGAAACATTGCGGGCCTTTGTTCGTTGGTCTCCGGGATTCTATGAAGGGGCGGAAAAGTTGGAGCAGTTGCGTGCCTTGGAAAATGGGGTTCGTCTGCGCGTGGCGGTGACCCCCGACGATTCCATTGGCGTGGACCTTCCTGGGGACGTGGCCCGGGTGGAAAAAATTTTGAAACGGCGGGGCACAGGGTCGTGA
- the rfaE1 gene encoding D-glycero-beta-D-manno-heptose-7-phosphate kinase codes for MIDLATRVRSFPGLPVLVVGDLMVDRYIRGAVSRLSPEAPVPVVDVHHEEFMPGGAGNVAANIAALGGHPILVSLVGDDSDGERLLSSLRERGVDVSGIVRDPSRPTIIKTRVLAGHQQVVRFDRENRAPFPHALVDRLLSSVRDRLSPSKGVVLSDYGKGMVSARLLKNVLGWAHRQGKLVTVDPKIEHFLRYRGVDCITPNLKEATEGVRGLPPQSDSDVDALGHRILRRLRCHSVLITRSERGMSLYREKKPPLHIPSQAREVFDVTGAGDTVIATLSLALAAGVPLGEAARLANVAAGVVVAKLGTATVSPRELLSALKTKGVS; via the coding sequence ATGATCGATCTCGCGACGCGCGTACGATCCTTCCCCGGGTTGCCCGTCCTTGTGGTGGGCGACCTTATGGTGGACCGTTACATTCGCGGGGCGGTGAGCCGTCTTTCCCCTGAGGCGCCCGTTCCCGTGGTGGATGTCCATCATGAGGAATTCATGCCCGGTGGAGCAGGAAATGTGGCGGCCAACATCGCCGCCCTGGGCGGCCACCCCATTCTGGTGTCCCTGGTGGGTGACGATTCCGACGGAGAGCGTCTCCTCTCCTCTCTCAGGGAGAGGGGGGTGGATGTTTCTGGAATCGTCAGGGACCCGTCCCGCCCCACCATTATAAAAACCCGTGTTTTGGCGGGTCATCAACAGGTGGTTCGCTTTGACCGGGAAAACCGAGCCCCCTTTCCCCACGCTCTTGTGGATCGTTTGTTGTCCAGTGTTCGGGACCGGTTGTCCCCTTCGAAGGGGGTCGTCCTATCGGATTATGGGAAAGGGATGGTGAGCGCCCGTCTTTTAAAAAACGTTCTTGGGTGGGCGCACCGCCAAGGCAAGCTGGTTACGGTGGATCCCAAAATCGAACATTTTCTGCGTTACCGAGGGGTCGATTGCATCACCCCCAATCTGAAAGAAGCCACGGAGGGGGTTCGGGGCCTTCCTCCCCAGAGTGATTCCGATGTGGACGCGTTGGGACATCGGATCCTGCGACGGCTTCGATGTCATTCTGTTCTGATCACCCGCAGTGAACGGGGCATGAGTCTTTATCGGGAGAAAAAGCCGCCTCTCCATATCCCGTCCCAGGCACGGGAAGTCTTCGATGTGACCGGCGCGGGGGATACCGTGATCGCCACCTTGAGTCTGGCCCTCGCCGCGGGTGTTCCCTTGGGGGAAGCCGCGCGTTTGGCCAATGTGGCGGCAGGTGTTGTGGTGGCCAAGTTGGGGACCGCGACGGTGAGCCCCCGGGAACTCCTTTCCGCGCTGAAAACCAAGGGAGTCTCATGA
- a CDS encoding DUF3108 domain-containing protein, translating into MGSRNRRHCFEGNRWIVTPSRWAVAFLFLGFIPMAHGEGIVVSTSPSFVFQWREEPVPPFAVGESIRYIIKYGLIPAGFATLEVVSTETVAGRPTYRILSEAKTNKGMDVVFKVRDTNESWIDAESLCSLQFRQDIREGRYTRRVETTYDHPGRRFLYKKWRKGNESVQEGAIPPFVHDVLSSLYYIRTRPLEVGKDFTMDANSGATTWPLSVHVRAREQIKVPAGTFDCFHLEPVLAGDGIFQASGRLEVWVTVDPPHIPVLLRSRVMVGAFDAEMTEFRPGPVPDPSVESIAPPSPEMGAR; encoded by the coding sequence ATGGGCAGCCGGAACCGCCGTCATTGTTTTGAAGGGAATCGCTGGATTGTGACGCCTTCCCGTTGGGCCGTTGCGTTTTTGTTTTTGGGGTTTATCCCCATGGCCCACGGGGAGGGGATCGTTGTGTCCACGTCCCCTTCCTTTGTGTTTCAATGGAGGGAGGAACCTGTCCCCCCTTTTGCCGTGGGGGAATCCATTCGCTACATCATTAAATACGGTCTTATTCCCGCCGGTTTTGCCACGCTCGAGGTTGTCTCCACTGAAACGGTGGCGGGCCGGCCGACCTACCGGATCCTGTCCGAAGCCAAAACCAACAAGGGGATGGATGTCGTTTTTAAAGTTCGCGACACGAATGAGTCGTGGATCGACGCGGAGAGTCTCTGTTCCCTTCAATTTCGCCAGGACATTCGTGAGGGGCGCTACACGCGCCGGGTGGAAACGACCTACGATCATCCCGGCCGTCGTTTCCTCTACAAAAAGTGGCGCAAGGGGAACGAATCGGTTCAGGAGGGGGCCATCCCCCCTTTCGTCCATGACGTCCTTTCCAGTTTGTATTACATCCGAACCCGGCCTCTGGAAGTGGGGAAAGATTTCACAATGGACGCTAATTCAGGGGCCACCACCTGGCCCCTGTCCGTTCATGTTCGGGCGCGTGAACAAATAAAGGTGCCGGCCGGGACGTTCGACTGCTTTCACCTGGAACCCGTCCTGGCTGGGGACGGAATTTTCCAAGCCAGTGGACGCTTGGAAGTTTGGGTCACCGTGGATCCCCCCCATATTCCCGTTCTCCTCCGCTCCCGGGTGATGGTGGGCGCTTTTGATGCGGAGATGACGGAGTTTCGACCCGGACCGGTTCCTGATCCCTCTGTAGAATCCATCGCCCCGCCCTCTCCCGAGATGGGCGCCCGTTAA
- a CDS encoding isoprenylcysteine carboxylmethyltransferase family protein produces the protein MKIIKSEVTNVIARWRVFLGFIAGIVFLFLSHVDHWPRAVGGLLIALLGLLLRGWAAGYLEKGKRLAQDGPYAWVRHPLYTGSFFMAVGFCVAGTGVVPTASVILWGVFLFLFGWIYPQRIIVEEQSLEKHFGDAWRTFTGRNRRFLPSLHPFRRENADRFQWSRYLKNKEYNAAVGWAAGTAVIVLKGIAGL, from the coding sequence GTGAAAATAATAAAAAGTGAGGTAACAAACGTGATCGCACGGTGGCGTGTGTTTTTAGGTTTCATTGCGGGGATTGTTTTCCTTTTCTTGTCCCATGTGGATCATTGGCCGAGGGCGGTGGGGGGGCTCTTGATCGCACTCCTTGGTCTGTTGCTCCGGGGGTGGGCGGCGGGCTATTTGGAGAAAGGAAAACGTTTGGCTCAAGACGGTCCTTATGCCTGGGTCCGGCATCCTCTTTACACGGGAAGTTTCTTCATGGCCGTGGGGTTTTGTGTGGCGGGCACCGGCGTGGTCCCCACAGCCAGTGTCATCCTTTGGGGGGTCTTCCTGTTCCTCTTCGGCTGGATTTATCCCCAGCGAATTATCGTGGAGGAGCAATCCCTGGAAAAGCATTTTGGCGATGCGTGGCGAACTTTTACGGGGCGAAACCGGCGTTTCCTTCCGAGCCTTCATCCCTTCCGTCGCGAAAACGCGGACCGGTTCCAATGGTCTCGTTACCTCAAAAATAAGGAGTACAACGCGGCGGTGGGATGGGCAGCCGGAACCGCCGTCATTGTTTTGAAGGGAATCGCTGGATTGTGA
- the lpxK gene encoding tetraacyldisaccharide 4'-kinase, protein MSFSFPPPRGAGGVLWRVLMGGPAFLFQGMARVREAAYARGIFETVRVPVPVFCVGNLTVGGSGKTPGVVWLLEELKKRGHRPAVVSRGYGRRDRTPVVLVPNRGETVPGVEKIGDEPRFLARRSGVSVAVGSDRAQACRRAWEEFDVDCLVMDDGFQHHRMFRDRDLVCLDAKLASSVFLEEWPTPLLPAGPWREKPEALKRAHGIFLTRAEGLSTDRLGALQAHLRGRGLASVAVKGRLTFWENLTGKEIPSVQLQNQRLLALSGLGDPASFESALVRFGASVQGQRYGDHHVFSSRECAGVLERARREERRVVVTEKDRERLPELFPAIVARLEWECLEEGWNPWIESVFS, encoded by the coding sequence GTGTCTTTCTCCTTTCCACCCCCGCGCGGCGCGGGGGGTGTTTTGTGGCGGGTTTTGATGGGTGGGCCGGCGTTCCTTTTTCAGGGAATGGCCCGTGTTCGGGAGGCGGCCTACGCCCGGGGGATTTTTGAAACCGTTCGAGTTCCCGTCCCGGTTTTTTGCGTGGGGAATCTGACCGTGGGGGGGTCCGGCAAAACACCGGGTGTGGTGTGGCTCTTGGAAGAGCTTAAAAAACGGGGGCACCGTCCGGCCGTGGTGAGCCGGGGGTATGGCCGGAGGGACAGAACGCCGGTGGTTCTTGTTCCGAATCGAGGGGAGACGGTCCCAGGGGTGGAGAAGATCGGGGATGAGCCGCGTTTTTTAGCGCGCCGGTCGGGGGTGTCCGTGGCTGTTGGTTCGGATCGGGCCCAAGCGTGCCGGCGGGCCTGGGAAGAATTTGATGTGGATTGTCTGGTGATGGATGATGGGTTTCAACATCATCGAATGTTTCGGGATCGGGACCTGGTTTGCCTGGACGCGAAATTAGCCTCGAGCGTTTTCTTGGAGGAGTGGCCCACTCCGCTTCTTCCCGCGGGACCCTGGCGGGAGAAACCGGAGGCGTTGAAACGAGCTCACGGGATTTTTCTCACTCGGGCGGAGGGCCTTTCGACCGATCGTTTGGGGGCGCTTCAAGCCCACCTTCGGGGAAGGGGTCTTGCCAGTGTGGCGGTGAAGGGGCGCTTGACGTTTTGGGAAAATTTAACGGGGAAGGAGATCCCTTCCGTACAACTTCAGAACCAGCGGCTTTTGGCCTTGTCCGGATTGGGGGACCCCGCTTCTTTTGAATCGGCTTTGGTCCGTTTCGGGGCTTCTGTTCAGGGACAACGGTATGGGGACCACCATGTTTTTTCCTCCCGGGAGTGCGCGGGCGTTTTGGAAAGAGCCCGTCGGGAAGAGCGTCGTGTTGTCGTCACAGAAAAGGACCGGGAACGTCTTCCCGAATTGTTTCCGGCGATCGTGGCCCGGTTGGAGTGGGAATGTCTTGAGGAGGGATGGAACCCGTGGATCGAATCCGTTTTTTCATAG